One window of Anaerolineae bacterium genomic DNA carries:
- a CDS encoding Glycosyltransferase, with protein MHIAVVHDWLIAKGGAENVLQALTEIYPNAPVYTLVYDARGPCGEFLADRQVVTSFLQRFPQSTLRYRSFLPLMPLAIEQFDLSPYEIVISSSHAVAKGILTHPDQLHVCYCYTPIRYAWDLQHQYLRQSGLEHGAKGWLAKGILHYIRLWDTRTSNGVDAFIAISRFIAQRIRKIYRREAKVIYPPVDVERFAPCAEKQEYYFTAGRMVPYKRVDLIVKAFAHMPHRKLVVIGDGPEYAKIQADVPPNVTLLGYQPWEVLHEKMRQAKAFIFAAEEDFGILPVEAQACGTPVIAYGKGGALETVIEGKTGLFFKEQTVESIIEAIEQFENSPTDFSMDELVANAKRFAKERFKTEIENFINQQWQKFKREKTL; from the coding sequence TTGCACATTGCAGTTGTTCATGATTGGCTGATTGCCAAAGGGGGGGCAGAAAATGTCCTGCAGGCATTGACTGAAATTTATCCCAATGCCCCGGTTTATACATTAGTCTATGACGCTCGCGGACCCTGTGGCGAGTTTTTGGCAGATCGACAGGTAGTTACTTCTTTTTTGCAGCGATTTCCTCAGAGCACCCTTCGTTATCGTTCTTTTTTACCTCTTATGCCTCTGGCTATTGAACAATTTGACTTAAGCCCCTACGAGATCGTGATTTCCAGTTCGCATGCTGTCGCAAAAGGTATTCTTACCCATCCTGATCAACTGCATGTTTGTTATTGTTATACTCCAATCCGTTATGCGTGGGATTTGCAACATCAGTACTTACGTCAAAGTGGGTTGGAACATGGGGCGAAAGGATGGCTGGCTAAGGGGATCTTGCATTATATCCGTCTCTGGGATACCCGTACATCCAATGGAGTTGACGCATTTATTGCCATCTCTAGGTTTATTGCGCAGCGCATTCGAAAGATTTATCGCCGTGAGGCTAAGGTGATTTATCCTCCAGTCGACGTAGAGCGATTCGCCCCCTGTGCGGAAAAGCAGGAGTATTATTTCACGGCTGGCCGTATGGTGCCGTATAAGCGCGTTGACTTAATCGTGAAAGCCTTTGCCCACATGCCTCATCGAAAACTGGTGGTAATTGGGGATGGACCTGAATACGCAAAAATCCAGGCTGATGTTCCGCCCAATGTCACCTTATTGGGCTATCAACCGTGGGAGGTGCTCCATGAGAAAATGCGCCAGGCCAAAGCTTTTATCTTCGCTGCGGAGGAAGATTTTGGCATTCTGCCGGTTGAAGCTCAGGCATGCGGTACGCCGGTAATTGCTTATGGCAAAGGCGGGGCGTTGGAAACTGTCATTGAAGGCAAAACGGGGTTGTTTTTTAAGGAACAAACGGTAGAATCTATAATTGAAGCGATCGAACAATTTGAGAATTCACCAACCGATTTTTCAATGGACGAGTTGGTTGCAAACGCAAAACGGTTTGCAAAAGAGCGTTTCAAAACCGAGATAGAGAATTTTATCAACCAGCAATGGCAGAAGTTTAAGCGTGAGAAAACCTTGTAA
- a CDS encoding Undecaprenyl-phosphate galactosephosphotransferase, translated as MFEAEKIDAIPVAHARVRVDEKPSPLITALILALGDYFAVYGAYAAAVAIRDLFQGELSRQLYLSLWPLLLLFPLSYYLSGLYQFGVALPEELRRLTYATVINFCVLGAVTFLYKVGVLYSRGVFVIAFGLTLVTVPLSRILLRGVFARMSWWGRAVVVLGAGKTGSLVVKKLLSQPELGLKPVALLDDKVEMHGQLLYGIPIVGPLSLATQFAEGGIRVAVLAIPGVDRFSTLQIIQNYANLFQHLILIPDLFGLSSLWVQTQDLGGILGLEIQQNLLSTEARLIKRAIDLSLIIFFSPIILLIVSVFALLIKLDSPGSAFYKSRRIGQDGKLINILKFRSMVKDADEILKDYLRKNPHLQSEWQTSIKLKDDPRVTRIGQFLRKTSLDELPQVWNVLKGEMSLVGPRPILEEEVNRYEETFEIYTQVKPGITGYWQVMGRNDVPYEERKAMVSYYVRNWSPWLDLVILAKTVWVVLTGKGAY; from the coding sequence ATGTTTGAAGCTGAGAAAATTGATGCAATCCCGGTCGCTCATGCCCGGGTGCGCGTGGATGAGAAGCCATCGCCGCTTATTACGGCGCTCATCCTGGCTTTGGGAGATTATTTTGCCGTCTATGGGGCATATGCTGCTGCGGTTGCGATCCGCGACTTGTTCCAGGGGGAACTCTCGCGCCAGTTGTATCTTTCTTTATGGCCGCTGTTGCTGCTTTTTCCTCTGAGCTATTATTTGAGTGGTTTATACCAGTTTGGCGTGGCTCTTCCCGAAGAATTACGGCGCTTAACCTATGCCACCGTCATCAATTTTTGCGTCTTAGGGGCAGTGACTTTTCTTTATAAGGTGGGTGTGCTATATTCTAGAGGAGTATTTGTGATAGCCTTCGGTTTAACACTCGTAACTGTTCCATTGTCCAGGATTTTATTACGAGGCGTCTTTGCGCGTATGTCATGGTGGGGAAGAGCAGTAGTTGTCCTGGGCGCGGGAAAGACAGGCTCGTTGGTAGTAAAAAAATTGCTAAGCCAACCAGAATTGGGGCTTAAACCGGTGGCTTTGTTAGATGATAAAGTGGAAATGCATGGTCAACTCCTTTATGGTATTCCTATAGTAGGACCTCTTTCTCTTGCGACACAGTTTGCAGAGGGTGGTATTCGGGTTGCTGTATTAGCCATACCAGGAGTGGATCGATTTTCAACTCTGCAGATTATTCAAAATTATGCGAATCTTTTCCAACACTTGATATTGATCCCAGATCTGTTTGGCTTATCGAGCTTATGGGTGCAAACGCAAGACCTGGGGGGAATATTAGGATTGGAAATCCAACAAAATTTATTGAGTACAGAGGCTAGATTGATTAAACGTGCTATAGATTTGAGCTTGATTATCTTTTTTTCACCGATCATTTTGCTGATTGTTTCAGTATTTGCACTATTAATAAAATTGGACTCTCCAGGGTCTGCATTTTATAAATCACGTCGTATTGGACAAGATGGGAAGTTGATTAATATTCTAAAATTCCGCTCGATGGTTAAGGATGCTGACGAAATCTTGAAAGATTATTTACGCAAGAATCCGCATTTACAAAGTGAATGGCAAACTTCTATCAAATTGAAGGATGATCCAAGAGTCACTCGTATTGGTCAATTCCTCAGGAAAACAAGTTTAGATGAATTACCTCAGGTATGGAATGTTCTCAAGGGTGAAATGAGTTTAGTTGGTCCTCGACCTATTTTGGAAGAGGAAGTAAACAGGTATGAAGAAACTTTTGAGATTTATACTCAAGTTAAGCCCGGGATTACGGGGTATTGGCAGGTAATGGGGAGAAACGATGTGCCATACGAAGAACGAAAAGCGATGGTTTCCTATTACGTGCGCAACTGGTCTCCCTGGCTAGACCTTGTTATTCTGGCGAAAACGGTCTGGGTTGTCCTGACCGGCAAAGGGGCTTATTGA